Genomic DNA from Haloplanus aerogenes:
CATCGATCGGATCGAAACCCACAGCCGCGAGAGGGGTGGCGCTCGCTGGACAGTTGGCCAGTGGAGCGTCGAACAGCTACGACGACCATAGGCAAGCCCATGACAGTAGACATCTCGGTCGCGTACGAGGTCATCCCTGCGAAAGGACACGACCTGGCCGAAATCGGAAACAAGATCGCTCAGGAGCAGTCGGTCGGTGGGTACGAGTGGTCGTTCGACCGTCACTTCGACGTCGCTCCCTATCGCGCGCAGGTTCGTGACCTGTACGACCATCCAGCGTCCGAACGGGGATCGATCATGATCAGTTTCCCCGCCGACAACATCGTCCCCGAACTCCCACACCTGTTGAACTACGTGGCAGGGGACGTCTTCGGGAGCCAGTACGTCTCCCAGATTCGGATCCGTGATATCGAATTTCCCCAGTCGTTTCTCGCCAAATTTCCCGGGCCGCAGTTCGGGATCGACGGCATCCGCGAGCGCGCGGGTGTCCGTACAGATCGGCCGCTCCTCGGGATGATCATCAAGCCGTCGCTCGGTCTCGAACCGAAACGCATCGGGAAGTTGGTTCGGTGCGCGATCAAACCCGACGACGGCCTCCGTGGGGTGGACGTGATCAAAGAAGACGAGAAACTCGTCGACCCCGCGTACTGCCGATTCGAAGCGCGCCTCGACGAAGTCGTCGACGCGCTACGCTGGATGCAAACGGAGACCGACCGGACGGCACTGTACGTCGTCAACGTGACTGGGCGCGAGGAGGCGTTCGCGGAGTACGTCGAGCGCAACGATATCGACGACGTACTCGACCGATTCGTCTGCCTCCAGACGGTGATCTCCAACGGGTTCGGCCAGATGCAACAACTGGCCGACAGCGACCAGTTCGACACGCCGTTGTACGCACATCGCGCTGGCCACGCCGCGTATACACGGACGAGCCACGGCATCTCGATGCGGGTCATCGAGAAGCTCTCCCGACTCGCAGGCGCGGATTTCGGTCACTGTGGGGCCGTCGTCGGCAGCCACGAGCGCCCCCGCGAGAGTGTGATCCGAAACAAGGACGCACTGGTCAACGATCGCTCCGGATGGGCGGACGTTCCCCGCACCTTTCCAGTCATCTCCGGTGGCGTCAATCCGATGAACATCTACGACAACATGCACCGGATCACCTACGACGAATTCGAGACGGATCTCCTGTTCATGATCGGATCCGGAATCTACGCCCAGAGCGGGGGTTCCTTGGACGGCATCGCCCGCGGCATCGCGGCCAATCGACAGGCGATTCAGGCTGCGATCGACGGCCACAGCGTCGAGGACGTCCTCGGCACGTACGGGTCGAAGTACGCCAGAATGCGCGAGTGGATCGAACAGGAGGACGCCAGCGACCGGTAACGTCCCGGGTGGCGCCGACGATTCGGTCGGCCCGTTCGCTACCCTTACATCCCTCCCACGCACAGGTAGCCACATGCGAGGATTCGATCAGATCGACACCGTCGGGGTCGTCGGCGCCGGCACGATGGGCAGCGGAATCGCACAGGTGGCCGCCACCGCCGGCTACGACGTGGTGATGCGCGACATCGAGGACGACCTCGTCGCCGACGGCTTCGACCGCATCGACGACAGCCTCTCGCGGTTCGTCGAGAAGGAACAACTCTCCCGAGAGGAGGCCGACGCCGCGGTGGATCGCATCACCGGCACGACCGACCTCGCCGACCTCGCGGACTGCGACTACGTCATCGAGGCCGCGGTCGAGAACATGGACATCAAACAGGACATCTTCGCGGATCTCGACGAGGCCGTCGACGACGACGTGATCCTCGCAACCAACACCTCCACGCTCTCCATCACGACCATCGCGTCGGCGACGGCGCGACCGGAACTCGTCGTGGGCCTGCACTTCATGAACCCCGCGCCGATCATGGAGGGCCTCGAACTCGTCGTGGGCGAGAGGACGAGTGACGATGTGGTCGAATGTTCCCACACGCTCGCCGAGGACTTCGGCAAGACGACGTGGGAGTCCGACGACAAACCCGGCTTCGTCGTCAACCGTGTGCTGATGCCGTGGATCAACGAGGGCATCCGCGCCTACGACGAGGGCGTCGCCAGCAAGGCCGACATGGACGCCGGGCTGAAGTTGGGCACGAACGTCCCGATGGGGCCGCTCGAACTCGCGGACCACATCGGTCTCGACGTGTGTCTCGACGCCAGCCAGACGCTCGCGGAGGAACTCGGCGACCGCTACAAACCTCCGTACCTGCTCAAGCGGAAGGTCGACGCCGGTGACCTCGGCCGCAAGACGGGGCGTGGCTTCTACGAGTACGAGTAGGACCACCTCTTTTTACGCTTCCCGTCCGCAGAGCAACCGATGGACGTCGCTATCCTCACCGTCGGCGACGAGGTACTCGCAGGCGATACCGAGAACACGAACGCGACGTGGCTGGCGAGACGGCTCACCGACGCCGGCGTGACCGTCACCCGCATCCTCACCGTCCCCGACGACCGCGACGTGATCCGTGAGACCGTCGACGAGTGGCGCTCGACGTTCGACGCCGTCGTCGTCACCGGCGGCCTCGGCGGTACTCACGACGACGTGACCGTCGACGCCATCGCGGACGCCTTCGACCGCGACCTCGTCGTCGATCCGACCGTCCGCGAGGACGTGGTCGAAACCGTGGCGGCCTACCGGGACCGGAACCCCGACCTCGTCGAGGCCCACGACCTCGACCTCGACGTGGATGCGTGGGCGGCGCTGCCGGCGGGGAGCCGACCGCTGGTCAATCCGGAAGGGCTGTGTCCCGGCTGTGTCGTCGAGAACGTCTACGTCTTCCCCGGCGTCCCCGCGGAGATGCAGGCGCTGTTCGACCTCGTCGCGGGCGAGTTCGGTGGCGACGCCGTCTCGACCACACTCTACACTCCACAGCCCGAGGGGTCGATGGTCGAGGACATCGCCGGCCTCCGCGAGCGCTTCGACGTGACGGTCGGCAGCTATCCGAGTACGGAGACGCGCAACCGGATCAAACTGACCGGGACGGACGCCGCCGAGGTGGCACGGGCGGCCGACTGGCTCCGCGAGCGGATCGACATCGTCGACGACCCCTGATTCCCCTATCACGAATGATTCTGTGAGCCGTGCGTTTAACCTCCCACCCATCCTCGCTCCGACAGATGATCGAGGTCGAAGACCTCCGCAAGACCTACGGCGACTTTCCCGCGGTCGTCGGCAGTTCGTTCGACGTGGACCGCGGCGAGATCTTCGGCATCGTCGGCCCCAACGGCGCGGGCAAGACGACGACGCTGAAGATGATCGCCGGCCTCGTCGAACCCTCCGCGGGGTCGGCCACCGTCGCCGGCTTCGACGCCAGCGATCCCGAGATGCGCCGGTCGCTCGGCTTTCTGCCCGAGGAATCGCCGCTCTACGAGGACATGACCGCCCGGTCGTATCTCGACTTCTTCGCCGACCTCTACGACGTGCCGGATCACGAGGCGACGGAGCGCATCGAGGGGACGCTCGACCGCCTCGAACTCGACCACCGCGAACGCCGTCTCGGCGACGTGTCCAAGGGGATGAAACGCAAGGTGGCCATCGCCCGATCGCTGGTCAACGATCCCGACGTGCTGATCTACGACGAACCCGCGAGCGGCCTCGACCCGCTGACCACCAACTACGTTCTGGAGTTCGTCCGCGAACTCCGCGACGCGGGCAAGACCGTCCTCTTCAGCGCGCACAACCTCTATCACGTCGAGTCGGTCTGTGACCGCGTCGCCATCATGAACCGGGGCGAGATCGTCGCTCGCGGCACCGTTCCCGAGATTCGCGACGAGTACGGCACCACCGAGTACCGCGTGTTCACCTCCGTGCCCCTCGACGACACGGAACCGGAAGGCGACCGCCACGTCGTCGAAGTGGCCGATATGGACGCTGTGGAGGAGGTGCGCGACCGGGCGGCCACGGCGGGCGGCGAGGTGGCCGACATCCGCACGCGCGAACCGAGCCTCGAAGATATCTTTCTGGATCTGGCGGCCGACGCCGAACCCGACCCGAGAGGTGGGTCGTGATAATGATAGGTGTAAGTCATCACCGTCGGTTCGCCGTGACAGTCTGGCGAACCGCCAGTAAACAGTTACAACTACCATTATGAGTGGTCCACGGGCACGCCTCCAGCGAGCCATCGACGACGCCCGGTCGGGTCTCCGGTCGGTCGCCCGCATCGCCCGCTGGGAGACGAGTCGGAGCGCCGGCGTCGTCGACCGCCAGACGGCCATCCTCGGTCTCGTCGCCCTCCTCCTCGCCGGCGCCGTCGGCGGCGCCGCGATGGCGACCGGCGGCGTCGCCCTCGACCGCGACGTGTACCGTATTGGCGTCGCGGACGACAGCCCCTACTACGAAGTCGTGCAGGAGAGTCCCGCCCTCGCCGCACGACCGCTGGATATCGACCGCCTCGGACGCGGTGTCGAGGTCGTGGTCCGGAACGACCGTTTCTACGTCGCCAACTCGCAGAAAGCGCGGGCCGCGCTGTCGACGTTCCGGAACGCCGTCCGCGGACACAACCTCGCCGAGATGCGCGAAGAGCGCAACGAGTCGGCCGCGTTCCCGGTCGTCGTGACCCTTCGATACGCCGAGCAGACGCCGGACGAGGCCGTCACGGCCGGGAGCGACACAGATGGGGGCAGTGGTGGCGACGGCGGCGGGGCGGGAACCGGCGGCGCCGGTGACGGCGACGGTAGTGGGGCAGGCGTCGGCGCCGGGAGCGGATCCGGTGGCGTCGGCGCCGGGGGCGGATCCGGTGGTGTCGGAGCCGGCGGATCGACCGGCGACGGCCCCCTCGGCGTCCCCGGATTCGGTACGGGAGGCCTCCTCGGTGGTGGCGGGTCGTCCGGGTCGCCAGCCGACATCTCCCCACCCTTTCCCTTCGGCGCGCTCGTCCTCGCCTTCGTCTTCTTCATCCCCATGAACTTCGTCATCCAGCCCTACGGCAGTAGCATCCTCAACGAACGGATCAACCGGCGGGGCGAACTGCTGTTGGTCGCGCCCGTCTCCCCGTCGGCCATCGTCGCCGGCAAGACCCTGCCCTACCTCGCGCTCCTCGTCGGCATCACGACCCTCGTCGCCCTCGCCATCGGCGGCGGGCCGGTCAGTATCGCCGCTGTCGCCCCCATCGCGACGCTGTATCTCGCCGCCACCTTCGTCGGCGGCATGTTCGCCCGCTCCTTCAAGGAACTCACGTTCGTCACCGTCTCCATCTCCGTCTTCCTCACCTCCTACGCGTTCGTCCCGGCCATCTTCACGAACGTGACGCCCATCGCGCTCATCTCGCCGCTGACGCTCGTGGTTCACGACCTGCAGGGGACGGGCGTGACGGCCGTGCAGTACGCCTTCTCGACCGGCCCCTTCTACGTCGGGTCCGCCGTCCTCTTTCTCCTCGGCGTCGGCGTCTACCGCGAGGAGGATATGTTCACCCAGCGCGCGGTGCCGCTGAAGTTCCTCGACGCGCTCAACAGCCGGATCAGCCGTCGGCGCTCCGTGGCCGTCCTGAGCGCGCTCTCGATTCCCTTCGTCTTCATCGCAGAACTCCTCGCCATCGCCGTCCTCTTCGTCCTGCCCGTCGAGGTGTCGATCCCACTCTTGCTGGTCGCCGTCGCGACGGTGGAGGAAGTCGCCAAGAGCGTCCACCTCTACGCGGGGTTCCGCGGCCCGTTCGCCGGCCGGCGCGGCTGGAAGACGGCGCTCGCCCTCGGCGCGCTCTCGGGGCTCGGCTTCTTCCTCGGCGAGAAACTCACCGCTATCGTCCAGTTCGTCGGCCTCCCGGACCTCACGCTCGGCCGCGCGGCCTTCACCTCCGCGGGCATCGCGGCGACGCCGACGGTCGGCCTCCTCCTCTTACTCGCACCGCTCGCCCTCCACGCGACGACGACGAGCATCGCGTCGCTCGGGGCGACCCGTGACCGCGCCTCCTATCTGGCCGCGCTCGTCCCCGCCATCGCCGTCCACGCGGCCTACAACCTCGCGGTGGTGAGTACCCTTGGCTGAGCCACGCCTCACCATCGCCCGGCGAGAACTGGCGACGCTGCGGTCCGAGAAGACCATCGTCCTCGCCCTGCTGATCCAACTCTTTATCGCCGCGTTCTCCTCCTTCCTCGTCGTCGGCCTCGTCTCGCTGTACGATCCGGGGAGCGTCGAGGGGTACGAGGCGACGGTCGGGGTGACCGGCGACGCGAGCGACGACCTCCTGCGTGTCGTCGACGATCAGGCGTCAATGGCGGGCGTGGCCTACGACTCGCAGGCGGCGGCCCGGGCGGCGTTCGAGCGCGGCGAGGTGGACGCCGTCCTCCTCGCGGATCGGCGGGCTGGACGGGTGTTCGTGACAGCGACAGCGCCGGACGGCAACGTGCGGACGACGATCATCGTCGTCCAGTTACGCGAGGCGCTGTCGACGTTCGAGCGGGTGGAGCGCGACCAGCGGTCGAGCTACCTCTCCGCGACGCCACTCGGCCTCCCGCCGCGGAGCGGATCGACGCCCTACTACGGGTTCAGCTACACCGTCCTCCTCCCCCTCCTCTGCTTCCTCCCCGTCTTCATCAGCGGGTCGATCACTGTCGACTCGGTGACCGAGGAGTTCGAACGCGGCACGCTCGAACTCCTCCGGGTTGCGCCCGTCTCGACGGTCGACATCGTCGACGGCAAGGTGTGGGCGGCGGCGGCGCTGGCGCCGGCGCAGGCCGGCCTGTGGCTCGCTCTCCTCGGATTCAACGGGACAACCGTCCGCCACCCCCTCGCCGTGTTGCTGGTGGTCGCGGCGCTCTCCCTCCTCGTCGTGACCCTCGGCGCGACCATCGCCCTACTCGCTCCCGACCGCCGCGCCGCGCAGTTCCTCTACTCGGTGAGCGTCCTCGTCGCCTTCGGCGGGACGACGCTCCTGCCGCTGAATCCCGTCAACACCGTCGCCCGTCTCGCCGTCGACAGCGTCGGCGCAACGTACCCGCTGCTCGTCGGGGGGTATCTCGTCCTCGGCGTCGGAGCCTACGTCCTGCTCCGGCAGGCGGTTCCGCGGATCGGACTGGCCGACTGATCGGGGATTCCGATGGACGCTCGCCGACCCTCGCCCGGCGAACGGCTCGGACGAGGACGATACCGACGCCACCCCGAAACACACTCAAGGCCTGCGGAGAACGCACACGTATGGGTCTCGGAAGCACGGCGAAGAAACTCCAACAGATCGCCGACATGGCCGAAGACGTGTACGCACGCCTGAACCAGCTTCGCGAACAGGTCAACGAGACGCGAAAGACCGTCGACGAGACGAAAGACCGCGTCGACCAGGTCGACCGCGAACTGGCCGAACAGCGAGCGCTCATCGAGGCACTCGCGGAGAAACAGGGTGTCGACGTCGAGGCGATCACCGCCGAAGTCCACGTCGTCGACGCCGAGGCCGTGGCGGGGGAACGCGGTGAGGAGAGTGAAGGCGCCGACGAGTCGACGAGCAGTTAGCCTAACCGGCCGTGTTCGACCTTGAGGCACCGGTCCTGCACGACGATCAGGCCGGCGTCGCGGGCGCGGGCGGCCGCCGCGTCGTCGCGGATGCCACGCTGGAGCCAGATGCCGTCGAGATCGTCGTGGCGCTGGTGTCGCTTGAGCGCGGCGTCGACGATGCGACTCACTTCTTCGCTGGGCCGGAAGACGTCCACCAGATCGACGTGCCCGGACACGTCGTCGAGGCTATCGACCGCCGTCCGCCCCAGCACCTCGTCGCGATTCGGATTCACCGGGATGATGTCGTACCCCTGTCGCTGGAGGTAGGCGGGCACGTCGTGGGCCGCCTTCCCCGGCGTGGCCGAACACCCGATGACGGCGATGGTTTCGACGTCCAGCAACTCGCGAATCTCCTCGTCGGTGGCGTCGGTCATGGGTCGGCTACGGGGGCACGCGGAATGAAAGGTACGCTTAGACGCCGGGCAGGTTCGCCGTCGGTTCCCCGTCCTCGTGCGTCTCGATGACGCCGTCGAACAACTGCTTGAGCGTGTTCATCGTCTTGTCGTCGTGGGCGGTCGAGTCGATGGCGTAGAGGCCGAGGCCGTCGACGCTCTGGACCCGTCCCGTGAACACGTGCAGGAATCGAAAGACGGTCTGGAGGTCGGAGTACATCAGGAGCGTCGACAGCGAGTCCAGGAACACGCGGTTGCGCCTGACGGCCTGGCGCTCGTAGAACTCCTCTAACAGTTCGGAGAACTTGATCCCGACGCCGGTCATATCGACCGGCGACGAGGTGTAGCGGACCTGCGCGTCGTCTCGGGCCTCGCTCACGCCCTGCTGTCGGGTCACGCAGTCGACGACAGCGACGGGCCGGTCGGCGTAGTCGACTCGCTCGTCGAACGCTTCGAACACCCGCTTGGCGCCGTCGGTGTTGCTGACGACGATGGCACCCTCGCCGTCGCGAATGCCCTCCGCCAGAATATCGAAGGCCAGTTGCTTCTTACCGGTGAGTGCAGGGCCGGAGAGCAGCAGGTTCGACCCCTGCTCGACCTCGACATCCAGCGGCGGGCCAAGGTCATACATCACGAACCCTCGCAGGGACGAACGGACAGGGGACGGCCTCTCCCTGCGAACGACACAACTCACCGGAGATCATGAGATAGTATGAAAATATAGTGAGCCGGTAATATTCTTTTTGATTGCGCAGAATCGAGGGATGAAGGGCCGACACGGGAGAACCGTTCGTGTCAGGATGCACCAGTTGGATTTATTATGTCTGCGGTGACAGCGCGTCGTCGCGGCGAGCGGTGGTGATATTGAGTCGTTCGGGAACCCTCGACGCGGCAAGGGCGCTACATTTACCACCGTCGGTTGCGTCCGAAGAAGCGTCGAATGACGTCCGCCCCAGTCGAGGCCGAAATCAACGTCCTGCTGGTCGAATCGGCTGGGAGGAACGCGCTGGAACTCGGTCCGCAACTCGTCGACGCCGACGCGACGCTGACGATTCGTACGGTGACCACTCTCGATGCGGCCCGCCAAGCCGTCCACGACGACGTGATCGACTGCGTCGTCTGCCGCCACGATCCGCCGACGATCGACGGCGTCGAGAACGCCCTCGTCCACAACGACGATCCGGACCCGACGCTCCGGATCGAGGCGGGGGTCGATGACGACTGGACCGACATCCGACTTCACGACGACGCCCGCGGCATCCCGGACGACGAGTGGCAGGTCATCACGGGCGAGGCGGAGATCACACAACTGACCCACAGCAGCGGCCTCGGCCTCTGGCTGGTTCGCTGGGTGATCGACTCGTACAGGGGCGAGGTTCGTCGACGGCGGACCGCGGACGGGACGACGATCGAACTCCATCTCCGTCCGGTAGCGGCCGAACAGCGACAACTCGACGACGTCGCGTGACGACCCATACCGTTTAACACCGGACGCACCTGATGGACCCACGATGGTAACAGCGCAGCCGACCGTGCTCCTCGTCGATGACGAGAAAGACGTCGTCGACGTCTATGCGCTCGCATTTACTGACGGCAAGTACACCGTACTGAAAGCGTACAGCGGCGAGGAGGCACTGGAGTTGGTAGCCGACGCCGATGTCGTCCTGCTCGACCGTCGGATGCCGGGGCTGTCCGGGCAGGAAGTGCTCGACGAAATCAGGAGCCGGGGGCTGGACGTGCGGGTGGCGATGGTGACGGCCGTCGACCCTGACTTCGACATTACCGACATGGAGTTCGACACCTACCTGATCAAACCGGTGAGCGACGAGGAACTCCGGGAGACGGTCGACGAACTCCTCATGCTGGCGGAGTACGACGAACGGATCCGCGAGCGGTTCTCCGTCGCGGAGAAACTCGCGCTCCTCGAAACCGAGAAGACCGAACGGGAACTCGCCGTGAGCGACGAGTACCAATCCCTGCAGGAGCGCGCGTCGGAACTGGATGCGGTGGCGTCGGAGACGATCGGTGATATGTCGCCCGAGACGTTCGAGCGGGCGCTGTCGGGGCTCATCGACGACGGCGACGCCAACGACGACGGAACGCCCTGAAAACGGTCAGGCGTACTTCGCGACGACGTTCAGAATTTCGTCGAGTTCGTCGCCGTCGAGCGAGTAGCGACCGTGGGCGAACACCGAACGGAGTTCGTCCCGGTCCTGCGGGAGCAGATCCGCGATCTTGAACGCGGCCACGTTGTCGACCTGCTCGAGTTCGAGCAGTTCCTCGACGAGTTCGCGCGACTCGTCGGCGTCGAGGACGGCGAACGTGTTGGCGTGCTCGATGGCCCGCGCGAGTTCGTACCGCATCTCGCGGTCGACGTCGGCGGCGCGTTCGGCTTCGACCTCGGCGAGGAGGTCTTTGACCTCCGAGATGGTGACGAACTCCTCGTCGAGCTTCTCTTTGAATATCGTCATCGCGCGACTACTGCTGGGCCTTGAGGTGTGCCGGGCGCGTGATGAGCGTCTTGTCCTTGCCGCCGTCGTTGATCTCGACCTTGAACGCACGACCCTGGGTCCCGACGACGGTTCCGGTGTGTCCGTTGAAACGGGGATGGAACCGGCCCTCGGAGACGCTGGGGTCGATCTTGAGGTGAACTTTCTGACCGGTCTCGTACTCCTGAATCGCGCGCTGGGGCGGGGAGGCGCCACGCTCTCGCGGGTCGTTCGAGAGCTTGCCGCGCGTCCCCTGCAGCGGTCCGTTCGAACTCGGCATTATGTGCGTGATTACTCCGGTGGTGATTATAAATGGTGCGTTGTTAGATCCGGCCGACGTTCTCGACGGCGACGCTCTCGACGCCGTCGACGCCGGAGAACGACTCCTCGACGGCCTCGGTACCGCCCGCGTCGTCGGGGACGATGACCGTCGGCAGGAGGGCGACCAGTCCGAACGCGACTTCGTCGCGCTCGAACCCGTTGATCTTCGCGCCCTCGGGGAGCGAGGCTTCGAGTCGCTCCTGCAGGTCGTCGAGGTCGATTTCGGGGCTCTGCGGCATGACCTTCATCTTGGCGGCGACTTTCCCCATCGTTACGGCCCCCGGAACCCGCAGTCGGGACACTCGTAGAGGTTGCTCTGCTTGCGGCACTTCGCACAGCGATAGATCTGGTGGCCGCAGTCCGGGCACTTGAACGCGGCGGCGCTCATCCCGGAGATGTTGATGCCACAGGAGACACACTGGCGCTCCTGTTTTCCTTCCGTCTGGCTCATACCCGTACGAACCCGCCGGCGGGTTTTAATCGTTGTCTTTCGGGTTTTGCGTCGCAAAAACCGAGACCGATCAGCCGGGCGCCCGAAACGCCTTCAGCCGGAACCGTAGCACCACCGACTCGACGGCGGCCGGGTCACCGGTCCACGTGATGCGAACCTCGGTGAGTCGGTACGACGGACCGACGGGGACGACCCGTGTCGAGAGGCGAGCATCCCAGCCCGCTCCCTCGACGGTCCGGTCGTCGACTTTCGTGCCACCCAGTGCTTCCAGATACCGGATCGCCTGTTCGGGGTTGACCCCGCGGAAGCCGTGGGTGACCCGGAGTTCGCCGTCCGTCTCCGTCCGCTCGATCGGCGGCATCGCCGCCAGCGCGGACTGCCGCTTCTGGTCGGCCGGGGAGAGTGTCTGGATACTCATCGTTCTTCACCAGTTACTAGTAGTCTCTCTAAGAGTATCAGTTCTCCTATGATTCTCGGCCCGTGGGAAGCGAAACGGGCCGTCACGTCGACACGATGGCAGGGACGAGGACGGCCATGAGGTGAACGCGGCGCACGCCGAGGAGGGGTGGGAGGAGACCGACGACGGCCGCGAGCGCGAATATCGCGAGGCCGAGCCCACCCGCGAACAGGTAGGCGAGAACGAGCAGGAGGCCCCCCGTCGCGAGCGAAACGCGCGTGTGGTCGAGGCGGCCGACCGTGCGGAGGTAGGCGTCACCGACGGAGACGACGAGCGCGAACCCCACGGCGGCCGCGAGACAGGCCGTGCCGACGAGAACGCCCGTCCCCGCCACCGTGCCCGCCCGGTCCATCGCGACCATCACGCCAGTCCGAGGCATCCCGAAGGTGACGAGCGCGAACAGCGCGAACACCGTGTTCGCCGTGTTCGCCCCGCTGGAGGCGACGAGGAAGCCACGCGCTCCCGACTCACCCGGAACAGCCGGGAGGACGAGGACCGTCCCCACAGCCGCTGAGACGCCCGGGAGGTAGCCGACGAGCGCCCCCGCACCCGCCCCGGCGCTCGCCGTTCCGAGGATGGTCCGCCGGTCGAGCGTTACCGTCGGGTCGGCCTGTGGTGGGATGCCCTCGCCGGAGAGCGCCTCGATCAACACCGGCGCGCCGAACAGGCCGGCGAAGAGCGGGGCGAGGACGCCGCCGGCGGCGACGGGTCCCGTCGGATCGAGGTCGAGGACCACCCAGCCGAGGCCGGCAGCGGCGGCGAGGACGACGACGGCCGCCCCGCGCCGACGCCACGTCGATTCGGTGGCGACGAGGACGACGCCCACCGCGACCAACAGGAGGGGAAGGTGGCGACGGAGTGTCGGGTACACGGCCTCGACGGCGCGGGTCACTGGGACGGCGGCGAGGAGGGCGACGACGACGGCGAGGCCGCTCCCGAGCGCCGAGAGCCGGAGCGCCTCCCGTCCGCGCCCGTCGAGGACGAGGCGGTGGCCGGGGAGGGTGACGGCCGCGGTGGCGGGGTCGGGGACACCGAGGGTGAGCGCCGGAACCACGTCGAGGAACGTGTGGACGACGCCGGCGGCGAGCATCGCGGCGCCGAGCGCGACGGTCGGTCCCGGCAAGACCGGGACGGCCGAGGCCAGCAGGAGGGCGAAGTTGTTGGCGTGCAGGCCGGGCGTCAGCCCGCTACAGGTGCCGAGG
This window encodes:
- a CDS encoding CoA-binding protein, with the protein product MTDATDEEIRELLDVETIAVIGCSATPGKAAHDVPAYLQRQGYDIIPVNPNRDEVLGRTAVDSLDDVSGHVDLVDVFRPSEEVSRIVDAALKRHQRHDDLDGIWLQRGIRDDAAAARARDAGLIVVQDRCLKVEHGRLG
- a CDS encoding ABC transporter permease; the encoded protein is MAEPRLTIARRELATLRSEKTIVLALLIQLFIAAFSSFLVVGLVSLYDPGSVEGYEATVGVTGDASDDLLRVVDDQASMAGVAYDSQAAARAAFERGEVDAVLLADRRAGRVFVTATAPDGNVRTTIIVVQLREALSTFERVERDQRSSYLSATPLGLPPRSGSTPYYGFSYTVLLPLLCFLPVFISGSITVDSVTEEFERGTLELLRVAPVSTVDIVDGKVWAAAALAPAQAGLWLALLGFNGTTVRHPLAVLLVVAALSLLVVTLGATIALLAPDRRAAQFLYSVSVLVAFGGTTLLPLNPVNTVARLAVDSVGATYPLLVGGYLVLGVGAYVLLRQAVPRIGLAD
- a CDS encoding RuBisCO large subunit C-terminal-like domain-containing protein gives rise to the protein MTVDISVAYEVIPAKGHDLAEIGNKIAQEQSVGGYEWSFDRHFDVAPYRAQVRDLYDHPASERGSIMISFPADNIVPELPHLLNYVAGDVFGSQYVSQIRIRDIEFPQSFLAKFPGPQFGIDGIRERAGVRTDRPLLGMIIKPSLGLEPKRIGKLVRCAIKPDDGLRGVDVIKEDEKLVDPAYCRFEARLDEVVDALRWMQTETDRTALYVVNVTGREEAFAEYVERNDIDDVLDRFVCLQTVISNGFGQMQQLADSDQFDTPLYAHRAGHAAYTRTSHGISMRVIEKLSRLAGADFGHCGAVVGSHERPRESVIRNKDALVNDRSGWADVPRTFPVISGGVNPMNIYDNMHRITYDEFETDLLFMIGSGIYAQSGGSLDGIARGIAANRQAIQAAIDGHSVEDVLGTYGSKYARMREWIEQEDASDR
- a CDS encoding RAD55 family ATPase, which produces MYDLGPPLDVEVEQGSNLLLSGPALTGKKQLAFDILAEGIRDGEGAIVVSNTDGAKRVFEAFDERVDYADRPVAVVDCVTRQQGVSEARDDAQVRYTSSPVDMTGVGIKFSELLEEFYERQAVRRNRVFLDSLSTLLMYSDLQTVFRFLHVFTGRVQSVDGLGLYAIDSTAHDDKTMNTLKQLFDGVIETHEDGEPTANLPGV
- a CDS encoding 3-hydroxyacyl-CoA dehydrogenase family protein, translating into MRGFDQIDTVGVVGAGTMGSGIAQVAATAGYDVVMRDIEDDLVADGFDRIDDSLSRFVEKEQLSREEADAAVDRITGTTDLADLADCDYVIEAAVENMDIKQDIFADLDEAVDDDVILATNTSTLSITTIASATARPELVVGLHFMNPAPIMEGLELVVGERTSDDVVECSHTLAEDFGKTTWESDDKPGFVVNRVLMPWINEGIRAYDEGVASKADMDAGLKLGTNVPMGPLELADHIGLDVCLDASQTLAEELGDRYKPPYLLKRKVDAGDLGRKTGRGFYEYE
- a CDS encoding ABC transporter permease family protein, coding for MSGPRARLQRAIDDARSGLRSVARIARWETSRSAGVVDRQTAILGLVALLLAGAVGGAAMATGGVALDRDVYRIGVADDSPYYEVVQESPALAARPLDIDRLGRGVEVVVRNDRFYVANSQKARAALSTFRNAVRGHNLAEMREERNESAAFPVVVTLRYAEQTPDEAVTAGSDTDGGSGGDGGGAGTGGAGDGDGSGAGVGAGSGSGGVGAGGGSGGVGAGGSTGDGPLGVPGFGTGGLLGGGGSSGSPADISPPFPFGALVLAFVFFIPMNFVIQPYGSSILNERINRRGELLLVAPVSPSAIVAGKTLPYLALLVGITTLVALAIGGGPVSIAAVAPIATLYLAATFVGGMFARSFKELTFVTVSISVFLTSYAFVPAIFTNVTPIALISPLTLVVHDLQGTGVTAVQYAFSTGPFYVGSAVLFLLGVGVYREEDMFTQRAVPLKFLDALNSRISRRRSVAVLSALSIPFVFIAELLAIAVLFVLPVEVSIPLLLVAVATVEEVAKSVHLYAGFRGPFAGRRGWKTALALGALSGLGFFLGEKLTAIVQFVGLPDLTLGRAAFTSAGIAATPTVGLLLLLAPLALHATTTSIASLGATRDRASYLAALVPAIAVHAAYNLAVVSTLG
- a CDS encoding ABC transporter ATP-binding protein — translated: MIEVEDLRKTYGDFPAVVGSSFDVDRGEIFGIVGPNGAGKTTTLKMIAGLVEPSAGSATVAGFDASDPEMRRSLGFLPEESPLYEDMTARSYLDFFADLYDVPDHEATERIEGTLDRLELDHRERRLGDVSKGMKRKVAIARSLVNDPDVLIYDEPASGLDPLTTNYVLEFVRELRDAGKTVLFSAHNLYHVESVCDRVAIMNRGEIVARGTVPEIRDEYGTTEYRVFTSVPLDDTEPEGDRHVVEVADMDAVEEVRDRAATAGGEVADIRTREPSLEDIFLDLAADAEPDPRGGS
- a CDS encoding competence/damage-inducible protein A; the protein is MDVAILTVGDEVLAGDTENTNATWLARRLTDAGVTVTRILTVPDDRDVIRETVDEWRSTFDAVVVTGGLGGTHDDVTVDAIADAFDRDLVVDPTVREDVVETVAAYRDRNPDLVEAHDLDLDVDAWAALPAGSRPLVNPEGLCPGCVVENVYVFPGVPAEMQALFDLVAGEFGGDAVSTTLYTPQPEGSMVEDIAGLRERFDVTVGSYPSTETRNRIKLTGTDAAEVARAADWLRERIDIVDDP
- a CDS encoding DUF5798 family protein yields the protein MGLGSTAKKLQQIADMAEDVYARLNQLREQVNETRKTVDETKDRVDQVDRELAEQRALIEALAEKQGVDVEAITAEVHVVDAEAVAGERGEESEGADESTSS